GCGAATCACTCTCCCCCTTGCTCATGCTCCCCATTCACTTTATGATGGATGTATTAAGTCCATGATTGAGGTGTATTATGAAGTATTCACAGGCAACAGATTATGCCCTCCATGCGATGCTCTATCTGGTAGCAGAAGCCCCTGATAAACCCGTTAGTGTTCAGCTTTTGGCAGAAAAGCTAGGCGTTTCACAAACATATCTATCCAAAATGCTGACCAAACTGGTCAAAGCTGGGTTGATCCACTCGGTCTCTGGCGCAAATGGCGGATACAAGCTCAAACGCAATCAGGATGATATATCGTTTCTGGATGTTATCCAAGCCATTGAAGGGACAACCTCCTTGTTTGAATGCAGCTTCCGTCATGATAGTGCCTGTCTGATTCAACAGGTTGTGACTGACGCCGAGCAGCAAATGATGCATACGCTAAAGAGTAAAAAAATTGCTGACCTGGTCCCACATATCCCCAAACCATGATCCTTTGACGTAAAACATCTTCCATGAAAAGCTCCGGCCGCCTTGACCGGAGTTTTTCTTCATAACGGTATCGTTCAATCGATGAGAAAGGCGTGAACAAGGATGAGTCAATGGACAGAACAAGCCGCCAAGCAATGGGATCAATTTGCAGAAGACTGGCGAAAACGAAGTGAGC
The window above is part of the Brevibacillus brevis NBRC 100599 genome. Proteins encoded here:
- a CDS encoding RrF2 family transcriptional regulator, producing MKYSQATDYALHAMLYLVAEAPDKPVSVQLLAEKLGVSQTYLSKMLTKLVKAGLIHSVSGANGGYKLKRNQDDISFLDVIQAIEGTTSLFECSFRHDSACLIQQVVTDAEQQMMHTLKSKKIADLVPHIPKP